A region of Bdellovibrionales bacterium DNA encodes the following proteins:
- a CDS encoding AAA family ATPase, whose translation MISTQELSDSLSVTPQRISALSKALNILDEESSLKGRTRMYTRAAVRKLFSHRGISYSNKKTIAISNNKGGVGKTSIATSMARRMVDLGFEVLVVDLDPQANSTMFFLNDESLQKKIRYVLHDVITGKCSIEDAVVDVDDGLRCCHLVSSTHVLKLS comes from the coding sequence ATGATTTCCACGCAAGAACTATCGGATTCGTTAAGTGTGACTCCTCAGCGAATTAGCGCTTTAAGCAAGGCCCTCAATATTCTTGATGAAGAATCAAGTCTCAAGGGGAGAACAAGAATGTACACGCGAGCGGCTGTACGAAAGCTCTTCAGCCACCGCGGCATTAGCTATTCGAACAAGAAGACAATCGCGATTAGCAACAATAAGGGTGGAGTAGGCAAGACCTCGATCGCCACTTCCATGGCCCGGAGAATGGTAGACCTCGGTTTTGAGGTACTTGTGGTTGATTTGGACCCACAAGCAAACAGTACCATGTTTTTTCTCAATGACGAAAGTCTTCAAAAGAAGATCAGGTACGTGCTCCACGATGTTATCACTGGAAAGTGCAGTATCGAAGATGCTGTTGTTGATGTTGATGACGGCTTAAGGTGCTGCCATCTAGTCTCCTCAACTCACGTCTTGAAACTGAGCTGA